Proteins co-encoded in one Phytoactinopolyspora mesophila genomic window:
- a CDS encoding MBL fold metallo-hydrolase, with translation MSTADRALLPDWCQLVQAANPGPMTLDGTNTYVLTTEAGNVVVDPGPLIEDHLCAVSGLGPVLFTLLTHHHLDHTEGAAWFHEITGAPVLAQDPRLCIDAHPLTEDGGVLEAPGLELRVLHTPGHTADSICVEVRREQWRGLLSGDTVLGRGTTVVAHPDGQLGAYLASLEKLRTRLDDSYLLLPAHGPVRTNAAAVVGEYIAHRQARLDEVRAALAAGAASARDVVEIVYTDIDRSLLPAAERTVAAALDYLTGTED, from the coding sequence GTGAGCACCGCTGACCGAGCGCTCCTGCCGGATTGGTGCCAGCTGGTGCAGGCGGCCAACCCAGGTCCCATGACACTCGACGGCACCAACACCTACGTCCTGACCACCGAAGCGGGCAATGTGGTCGTCGACCCGGGCCCGCTGATCGAGGACCACCTGTGCGCGGTGAGCGGACTCGGACCCGTCCTGTTCACGCTGCTCACCCACCACCATCTCGACCACACCGAAGGCGCGGCCTGGTTCCACGAAATCACCGGCGCGCCCGTGCTGGCTCAGGACCCGCGGCTTTGCATCGATGCTCACCCGCTGACCGAAGACGGCGGCGTGCTGGAGGCACCCGGGCTCGAACTACGGGTGCTGCACACTCCTGGGCACACGGCCGACTCGATCTGCGTGGAGGTGCGGCGCGAGCAGTGGCGAGGTCTACTCAGCGGTGACACCGTGCTCGGCCGGGGCACCACAGTGGTTGCGCATCCCGACGGGCAGCTCGGCGCCTATCTCGCCTCTCTCGAAAAGCTGCGCACCCGCTTGGACGACAGCTACCTGCTGCTTCCAGCACACGGTCCAGTTCGTACCAACGCGGCGGCCGTCGTCGGCGAGTACATCGCCCACCGGCAGGCCCGCCTCGACGAGGTGCGGGCAGCACTCGCTGCCGGAGCAGCCTCGGCACGCGACGTCGTCGAGATCGTCTACACCGACATCGACCGCTCGCTCCTGCCCGCCGCCGAGCGCACCGTCGCCGCCGCCCTCGACTACCTCACCGGGACCGAAGACTGA
- the nhaA gene encoding Na+/H+ antiporter NhaA, translated as MNEHRQRWSAAGSERRRAEEAGIWRSGPVWMASDRTLARLVGRPVAAFLRVEAAGGILLLIAAVTALVWANSAWSEAYEQLWTTEFTLRLGTFELSEDLRHWVNDALMALFFFVVGLEIKYELTCGELRDPRSAAVPIVAAFGGMAVPAAIYTAFNFGGAGAHGWGIPMATDIAFALGVLAVLGRRIPSSARVFLLTLAIVDDIGAISVIALFYTDELSLPWLGLALLGLLAVIALRRVRVWSLYVYILLGLFVWVATFQSGVHATIAGVVLGLLTPAEPLLDQEQARAYARESVPDRLGPEELRRYRFLLGESVSMAERLERALHPWSSYVVLPIFALANAGIDLRGGVLGEAVTSSVTVGVVAGLVLGKTLGVSLTAWIVVRLGWGRLPTGVSWLTMLGLAMVAGIGFTVSLFITGLAFGPGAAIADEAKVGVLAASVIAASLGALFLIFAGKRKN; from the coding sequence GTGAACGAGCACCGGCAGCGTTGGAGCGCCGCAGGCTCCGAGCGCCGGCGAGCTGAAGAGGCCGGCATCTGGCGGTCCGGGCCGGTCTGGATGGCCAGTGACCGCACGCTGGCCCGGCTCGTCGGCCGGCCGGTGGCGGCTTTCCTCCGTGTTGAAGCCGCGGGCGGTATCCTCCTGCTGATCGCCGCGGTGACCGCGCTGGTCTGGGCCAACTCGGCGTGGTCGGAGGCATACGAACAACTCTGGACCACCGAGTTCACGCTGCGCCTCGGCACCTTCGAGTTATCAGAGGACCTGCGGCATTGGGTGAACGACGCCTTGATGGCGCTGTTCTTCTTCGTCGTCGGCCTCGAGATCAAGTACGAGCTCACCTGTGGTGAGCTGCGTGATCCGCGTTCGGCCGCGGTGCCGATCGTGGCCGCATTCGGTGGCATGGCGGTGCCCGCGGCCATCTACACGGCGTTCAACTTCGGTGGTGCGGGTGCACACGGGTGGGGCATTCCCATGGCGACCGACATCGCCTTCGCACTTGGTGTGCTGGCGGTGCTGGGGCGGCGGATCCCATCGTCGGCGCGGGTCTTCTTGCTGACACTGGCCATCGTCGACGACATCGGGGCCATCAGTGTCATCGCGCTCTTCTACACCGACGAGCTCTCGTTGCCCTGGCTCGGACTCGCCTTGCTGGGGCTGTTGGCCGTAATCGCCTTGCGCAGGGTCCGGGTGTGGTCTTTGTATGTCTACATTCTGCTCGGCCTGTTCGTCTGGGTGGCCACATTCCAGTCCGGTGTGCACGCGACCATCGCCGGTGTCGTGCTGGGCCTGCTCACCCCGGCCGAACCACTTCTCGACCAGGAACAGGCCAGGGCGTATGCCCGGGAATCGGTGCCTGACCGGCTCGGTCCGGAAGAGCTGCGACGTTACCGTTTCTTGCTTGGCGAGTCGGTGTCGATGGCCGAGCGGCTCGAGCGTGCCTTGCATCCGTGGAGCAGTTATGTCGTGCTGCCGATCTTCGCGCTGGCCAATGCTGGTATTGACCTCCGGGGCGGGGTGCTCGGAGAGGCGGTGACGTCGTCGGTCACGGTAGGGGTGGTGGCCGGATTGGTGCTGGGGAAGACCCTCGGCGTTTCGCTGACCGCCTGGATCGTGGTGCGGCTGGGCTGGGGGCGGCTGCCCACCGGGGTTTCGTGGCTGACCATGCTGGGCCTGGCCATGGTGGCCGGCATCGGGTTCACGGTCTCGTTGTTCATCACCGGACTCGCTTTCGGCCCCGGTGCGGCGATCGCCGACGAGGCCAAGGTCGGTGTGCTGGCCGCGTCGGTCATCGCCGCGAGTCTCGGAGCGCTTTTCTTGATCTTCGCCGGCAAACGCAAAAACTAG
- a CDS encoding Crp/Fnr family transcriptional regulator, translated as MRSAPLFRELNDEAAAALRASMVEVHLDRSEVLFREGDEGDRVYVVTDGKIKLGRTAQDGRENLLALLGPGQMFGELSLFDPGPRSATATAVTETSLLGLGHADLIPLLSGRPEVARGLLLQLASRLRRSNDTLADLVFSDVPGRVAKQLLDLSTRFGVPSDEGVRVVHDLTQEELAQLVGASRETVNKALADFVGRGWLRLEQRSVVLLDVERIRRRAR; from the coding sequence ATGCGCAGCGCACCGTTGTTCCGGGAGTTGAACGATGAGGCCGCTGCGGCACTGCGAGCCTCGATGGTGGAGGTGCACCTCGACCGCAGTGAGGTGTTGTTCCGTGAAGGCGACGAAGGAGACCGTGTTTACGTCGTCACGGACGGAAAAATCAAGCTCGGCCGCACTGCCCAGGACGGCCGCGAGAACCTCCTGGCTCTGCTCGGACCAGGCCAGATGTTCGGAGAACTGTCGCTATTCGATCCCGGGCCGCGCTCGGCTACGGCTACGGCGGTCACCGAGACGTCACTGCTGGGGCTCGGCCATGCCGACCTCATTCCGCTGCTCAGTGGGCGCCCTGAGGTCGCCCGAGGACTGCTGCTGCAGCTCGCCTCGCGGTTGCGGCGGTCCAACGACACATTGGCTGACCTCGTATTCTCCGACGTTCCGGGCAGGGTGGCCAAACAACTGCTCGATCTGTCCACCCGGTTCGGTGTGCCGTCGGACGAAGGTGTCCGGGTGGTTCACGATCTCACCCAGGAAGAGCTTGCCCAGCTGGTCGGCGCGTCTCGCGAGACGGTGAACAAAGCCTTGGCCGACTTCGTCGGACGTGGCTGGCTCCGCCTCGAGCAGCGTTCGGTCGTGCTGCTCGACGTCGAACGTATCCGGCGCCGGGCGCGCTGA
- the nth gene encoding endonuclease III yields the protein MSLDPAESRLALVRRARKINRELALLYPEAHCELDFTNPFELLVATVLSAQTTDVRVNSVTPSLFAAYPDAPSLAAADPAHVEELIQPTGFFRAKTKSIMGLSQALTDRFGGEVPGTLTDLVTLPGVGRKTANVVLGNAFGVPGLTVDTHFNRLVRRWKWTDKTDADHIEADIAALFPKQDWTMLSHRVIWHGRRRCHARRPACGACPLERLCPAYGEGPTDPVAAAKLVRDGPRG from the coding sequence GTGTCTCTCGACCCCGCTGAGTCGCGGCTGGCGCTCGTGCGCCGCGCCCGAAAGATCAATCGTGAGCTGGCGCTGCTTTACCCCGAAGCGCACTGCGAACTCGATTTCACCAATCCGTTCGAGCTACTGGTCGCCACCGTCCTTTCCGCGCAGACCACCGACGTCCGGGTCAACTCGGTCACCCCGTCGCTGTTCGCCGCTTACCCTGACGCGCCCTCGCTCGCCGCGGCCGATCCCGCGCATGTGGAGGAACTGATCCAGCCCACCGGCTTCTTCCGTGCCAAGACCAAGTCCATCATGGGGCTGTCCCAAGCCCTGACCGACCGGTTCGGCGGTGAGGTCCCTGGCACGCTCACCGACCTGGTCACGCTGCCGGGGGTAGGGCGCAAGACCGCCAACGTCGTCCTGGGCAACGCCTTCGGCGTTCCCGGACTCACCGTGGACACACACTTCAACCGGCTGGTGCGGCGCTGGAAGTGGACCGACAAGACCGACGCCGACCACATCGAGGCCGACATCGCCGCGTTGTTCCCCAAGCAAGACTGGACCATGCTGTCGCACCGGGTCATCTGGCACGGCAGACGGCGCTGCCACGCCCGCCGCCCGGCTTGTGGCGCCTGCCCGCTCGAACGCCTCTGCCCGGCCTACGGTGAAGGCCCGACCGACCCTGTCGCGGCGGCCAAGCTGGTCCGGGACGGCCCCCGCGGATGA
- a CDS encoding NUDIX hydrolase has translation MSVPAWLRKITDAVADTPAEHLSVFTPPADGTARPASILMLFGESNGRPDVLLTQRASSLRSHAGQVSFPGGTIDPEDDGPVDAALREGAEETGLDPAGVDVLLVLPTLWIPVTNYAVAPVLAWWREPSPVGVVDASEVESVHRIPLDHLLDPANRLQVRHPSGITGPAFRVADLLVWGFTAGLLARLFDISGIDKPWDRTRVEELSGYAAGL, from the coding sequence ATGAGCGTGCCAGCATGGCTCCGCAAGATCACTGACGCCGTCGCCGACACCCCGGCGGAGCATCTCTCCGTGTTCACGCCACCGGCCGACGGGACGGCCCGACCGGCGTCCATCCTCATGCTGTTCGGCGAGAGCAACGGCCGGCCCGATGTCCTGCTCACCCAACGGGCCAGCAGTCTGCGCAGTCATGCCGGGCAGGTCTCATTTCCCGGCGGCACCATCGACCCCGAGGACGACGGCCCGGTCGACGCGGCCTTACGGGAGGGTGCCGAAGAAACCGGTTTGGACCCCGCCGGCGTCGACGTTCTGCTGGTTCTGCCCACATTGTGGATCCCGGTCACGAACTACGCCGTCGCTCCAGTCCTCGCCTGGTGGCGTGAGCCGTCACCCGTCGGCGTCGTCGACGCCAGCGAGGTCGAGTCGGTTCACCGGATACCACTGGACCACCTGCTCGATCCGGCCAATAGGCTGCAGGTTCGGCATCCGAGCGGCATTACCGGCCCGGCCTTCCGCGTCGCGGATCTGTTGGTGTGGGGGTTCACCGCCGGCTTGCTGGCACGATTGTTCGATATTTCCGGAATCGACAAACCGTGGGATCGTACCCGGGTGGAGGAACTCAGTGGCTACGCAGCGGGACTATGA